A portion of the Salifodinibacter halophilus genome contains these proteins:
- a CDS encoding SRPBCC family protein — LEPDAKYSYSGPESGVGAGMAWEGKRVGRGSQRIAESVPQSRIAVALDFDGSQATATYTLAAEGEGTKLTWALDSDHGYNLMARWIGLVMEKMVGKDYEQGLARLKQVMEN, encoded by the coding sequence CTCGAGCCCGACGCCAAGTACAGCTACAGCGGACCGGAGTCCGGCGTCGGCGCGGGCATGGCCTGGGAGGGCAAGCGGGTCGGCCGCGGCAGCCAGCGCATCGCCGAGTCGGTGCCGCAGAGCCGGATCGCGGTCGCGCTGGACTTCGACGGCAGCCAGGCCACCGCGACCTACACCCTCGCCGCCGAAGGCGAGGGCACCAAGCTGACCTGGGCGCTGGACAGCGACCACGGCTACAACCTGATGGCGCGTTGGATCGGCCTGGTGATGGAGAAGATGGTCGGCAAGGATTACGAGCAGGGGCTGGCGCGGCTCAAGCAGGTGATGGAGAAC